In Sulfurisphaera javensis, a single genomic region encodes these proteins:
- a CDS encoding phenylacetate--CoA ligase family protein, which translates to MSSVLSEYEAIHKELREQGYIRTDYPPNPSEILWNKKIMSMPREELNKIKTFRLKRIVKWAWDNIPFYRRYWKEKGFEPEMIKDWKDIVKIPILRKDELRKDLQQNPPFGTIFHPELAKRIRFVGATSGSTGLPTFQGWGALEMDYFQEGQARYLWTFAGVKPTVVYANYLNMSGFYSWGPPVVETAMWRCGATAIAGGGETFFSWKNRHMLIFKLWKIDVFATTPWLHRLIGEEAKLEGWDTPFKVLLLHGGAAAENTKKKLFSVHPNAELAINVWGTTDGHMAIEVPGSEGQLVIWEDMEIFDIVDPKTDEPVSEGERGELIATLLNHFTMPLIRYSLGDYVKNEFITDPDPRFGITHMRFAEPIPGRVEWMFRVRGKLLFPIYVEDAVNEIPDTTGMYNIIIYDNEMDKLKIKIETRREFVDSQYDKQAREILGSRLGINPDDVEIDWLKPGKTVWTGYKLQVFLDQRKKK; encoded by the coding sequence ATGTCTAGTGTTTTATCTGAATATGAGGCTATCCACAAAGAATTAAGAGAACAGGGATACATTAGGACAGATTATCCTCCAAATCCCTCTGAAATCCTATGGAATAAAAAAATAATGTCAATGCCAAGAGAAGAATTAAATAAGATAAAGACTTTTAGACTAAAAAGAATTGTAAAATGGGCCTGGGATAATATTCCTTTTTATAGAAGATATTGGAAAGAAAAAGGATTTGAACCAGAAATGATAAAAGACTGGAAAGATATAGTTAAAATTCCTATATTAAGGAAAGATGAATTGAGGAAAGATTTACAACAGAATCCTCCCTTCGGAACAATATTTCACCCAGAACTAGCTAAGAGAATAAGATTTGTAGGAGCTACTTCTGGTTCTACTGGATTGCCGACATTTCAAGGATGGGGTGCATTAGAGATGGACTACTTCCAGGAAGGGCAAGCTAGATATTTATGGACGTTTGCTGGAGTAAAACCAACAGTAGTTTATGCAAACTATCTAAACATGAGCGGATTCTATAGCTGGGGACCCCCAGTAGTTGAAACTGCCATGTGGAGATGTGGTGCTACAGCAATTGCTGGCGGTGGAGAAACCTTCTTTAGTTGGAAAAATAGACATATGTTAATTTTCAAGTTGTGGAAAATTGATGTGTTTGCAACTACACCATGGTTGCATAGATTAATTGGCGAAGAGGCAAAGCTAGAAGGATGGGATACCCCATTTAAAGTCTTATTGCTTCATGGTGGTGCAGCAGCTGAAAATACAAAGAAGAAATTATTTAGTGTTCATCCTAACGCAGAATTAGCAATAAACGTATGGGGAACTACTGATGGTCATATGGCTATTGAGGTACCTGGTTCTGAAGGACAGTTAGTTATATGGGAAGACATGGAAATATTTGATATTGTAGATCCTAAGACTGATGAGCCAGTGAGTGAAGGGGAAAGAGGAGAATTAATAGCAACACTTCTAAATCACTTTACAATGCCATTAATCCGTTACAGTCTCGGTGATTATGTTAAAAATGAGTTTATTACTGATCCAGATCCTAGATTTGGAATCACCCATATGAGGTTTGCTGAACCAATTCCAGGGAGAGTTGAATGGATGTTTAGAGTAAGAGGAAAACTATTATTCCCAATATATGTGGAAGATGCAGTAAATGAAATTCCAGATACTACTGGAATGTATAATATTATCATATATGATAATGAGATGGATAAATTAAAAATAAAGATTGAGACCAGAAGAGAATTTGTTGATTCACAATATGATAAGCAAGCAAGAGAAATACTAGGAAGTAGACTTGGAATAAATCCAGATGATGTAGAAATTGATTGGTTAAAACCAGGAAAAACAGTTTGGACTGGATATAAATTACAAGTGTTCCTAGATCAAAGAAAGAAAAAGTAA
- the lysS gene encoding lysine--tRNA ligase, which translates to MKWDERRIKVIEELRKQGINPYPQKYEITHTITEIRKIASERNDKPQDPFMFDISTAGRVANIRRHGKISFVDIFDEGEKLQLQLRVNELGEKYDKFFEIVDRGDIIGVKGDLLYTIKGELTLRIKDYTMLAKSLIEPPDWSKLSPEFRYAHRYVDFLYNDSARKAMEIRFKVIRLIREYLYSKGFIEVETPILQPVYGGALAKPFKSHVNYLDEDWYLRISLELYLKRFIVGGFDKVFEIGKVFRNEDIDVTHNPEFTLMELYWAYADYNDIMKLTEDMLQYVVKSIFNDTKIKYSLGGKEFVIDFSQFRKITLYDSLSEALGKNIDNVSDDELKALMDKYGLKPRGNMYIRGLMIEKLFDKLVEPNLIQPTFILDYPIETTPLCKPHRSKPGLVERFELFIAGMELANAYTELNDPLLQDKLFKQEQEMFRRGDEEAHPYDVDFVRALSYGMPPTGGLGIGIDRLVMLLTNNYSIKEVIPFPMLSAKIIEED; encoded by the coding sequence TTGAAGTGGGACGAAAGAAGGATAAAAGTTATTGAAGAGCTAAGAAAACAAGGAATAAACCCATATCCGCAAAAATATGAAATAACTCATACTATTACGGAAATAAGGAAGATAGCCTCTGAAAGAAATGATAAACCACAAGATCCATTTATGTTTGATATATCAACTGCTGGAAGAGTTGCTAATATAAGAAGGCATGGGAAAATATCTTTTGTCGATATTTTTGATGAAGGTGAAAAATTACAATTGCAACTTAGGGTAAATGAGCTAGGTGAAAAATATGATAAATTCTTTGAAATTGTAGATAGGGGGGATATAATAGGAGTTAAAGGTGATCTTCTATATACGATTAAAGGCGAATTAACTTTAAGAATAAAGGATTATACAATGCTAGCTAAGTCTTTAATAGAACCACCAGATTGGAGCAAACTCTCTCCAGAGTTTAGATATGCCCATAGATATGTTGATTTCCTTTATAACGATAGTGCGAGAAAAGCTATGGAAATTAGGTTCAAAGTGATAAGACTTATTAGGGAATATTTATACTCTAAAGGTTTTATTGAGGTCGAGACACCAATATTACAACCAGTTTATGGTGGAGCTTTAGCTAAACCATTTAAGAGTCATGTAAATTATCTAGATGAAGATTGGTATTTAAGAATATCGTTGGAACTCTATCTAAAGAGATTCATTGTAGGTGGGTTTGATAAGGTTTTTGAAATAGGTAAAGTTTTCAGAAATGAAGATATAGATGTCACTCACAACCCAGAATTTACTTTGATGGAATTATATTGGGCTTATGCAGATTATAATGATATCATGAAACTGACAGAGGACATGCTACAATATGTAGTTAAAAGTATCTTTAACGATACAAAAATTAAATACTCGTTAGGCGGGAAGGAATTTGTAATTGACTTTTCACAGTTTAGGAAAATAACCTTATACGACTCTCTTTCTGAAGCTTTAGGTAAAAATATTGATAATGTAAGTGATGATGAGTTGAAGGCCTTAATGGACAAGTACGGGTTAAAACCAAGAGGTAATATGTACATAAGAGGTCTAATGATAGAGAAATTATTCGATAAATTAGTGGAACCAAATCTTATACAGCCCACATTTATTCTTGATTATCCTATTGAGACAACACCACTATGTAAACCTCATAGATCTAAACCGGGATTAGTGGAGAGATTTGAATTGTTTATTGCAGGCATGGAGCTGGCTAATGCATATACTGAACTGAATGATCCTCTCCTTCAAGATAAATTATTCAAACAAGAACAAGAGATGTTCAGAAGAGGAGATGAAGAGGCACACCCATATGATGTAGACTTTGTTAGGGCCTTAAGTTATGGTATGCCACCAACTGGAGGTTTAGGAATAGGTATTGATAGATTAGTAATGTTATTAACAAATAATTATAGTATAAAAGAAGTAATTCCATTCCCAATGTTAAGTGCTAAAATCATTGAAGAGGATTGA
- the sul7d gene encoding Sul7d family chromatin protein has translation MVTVKFKYKGEEKEVDISKIKKVWRVGKMISFTYDDNGKTGRGAVSEKDAPKELIQMLEKSGKK, from the coding sequence ATGGTAACAGTAAAGTTCAAGTATAAGGGAGAGGAAAAAGAAGTAGACATTTCAAAGATAAAGAAGGTTTGGAGAGTAGGAAAAATGATATCATTCACTTATGACGACAATGGTAAAACTGGCAGAGGTGCTGTAAGCGAAAAAGATGCACCAAAAGAACTAATACAAATGTTAGAAAAATCTGGAAAGAAATAA
- a CDS encoding DUF2250 domain-containing protein, with the protein MMDEELKQKLIEILKDKRMLEILKHLKKANVDYGKSIMLNTKIPIQEVVDLLDKLEKIGLIERVHGATLKNTEAKFKLSKEVHKHHTYYRLTREGDHLLRQLDENTLIEGYIELVKNDQFALDILRIADEVNADHALTYAKLLHKTLEEVTPKLEELEMTGLIEEKNAKIIKFIDRRSKPKKETRTHHKYYGLSRIGELVVRELKRKGILPK; encoded by the coding sequence ATAATGGATGAAGAGTTAAAACAAAAACTTATCGAAATACTTAAAGACAAAAGAATGCTAGAGATCCTTAAACATTTAAAAAAAGCTAATGTAGATTATGGAAAATCAATAATGCTTAACACTAAAATACCTATACAAGAAGTCGTAGACTTACTTGACAAATTAGAGAAAATTGGTTTAATTGAAAGAGTTCATGGTGCAACTTTAAAAAACACTGAAGCAAAATTTAAGTTAAGTAAAGAGGTACATAAACATCACACGTATTATAGATTAACAAGAGAAGGAGATCATTTACTTAGACAATTAGATGAAAACACCTTAATTGAAGGCTATATCGAATTAGTGAAGAATGATCAATTCGCTTTAGACATTTTAAGAATAGCTGATGAAGTTAACGCTGATCATGCATTAACATATGCCAAATTATTGCATAAGACTTTAGAGGAAGTTACTCCAAAATTAGAAGAACTTGAAATGACTGGGTTAATCGAGGAAAAGAATGCAAAGATAATTAAGTTTATCGACAGAAGATCTAAACCTAAAAAAGAAACTAGGACTCATCATAAGTATTATGGTTTATCTAGAATAGGTGAACTTGTAGTAAGAGAATTAAAAAGAAAAGGTATATTACCAAAATAA
- a CDS encoding DUF1122 family protein, which produces MLNGKIGNLLIESKNISNTHIRELKKFDIYVNSKKLGLAFYFSGRGYYSPWLEIDYDPWLRKEGLEEQFFVFIYHFLPAGGKLFVTYIRDNETREMLYKGFSPPDTPLGFSLLKAGFTWFKDWYYPEGGNEGSPKLQANKPLNKEDEKRQLGRLLDEVKRECVRRYIESKLAER; this is translated from the coding sequence ATGCTTAACGGTAAAATTGGAAATTTGTTAATTGAGAGTAAGAACATTTCAAATACTCACATAAGAGAACTAAAAAAGTTTGACATTTACGTTAATAGTAAAAAATTAGGCTTAGCGTTTTACTTTTCTGGAAGAGGATATTACTCACCTTGGTTAGAAATTGATTATGATCCTTGGTTAAGAAAGGAAGGATTAGAAGAACAATTTTTTGTTTTTATTTATCATTTCTTACCAGCAGGCGGAAAATTATTTGTAACTTACATTAGGGATAATGAAACAAGAGAGATGTTGTATAAGGGTTTTTCTCCGCCAGATACTCCATTAGGTTTCTCTTTACTGAAGGCTGGATTTACATGGTTTAAGGATTGGTACTATCCAGAGGGTGGAAATGAAGGCTCACCTAAATTGCAAGCAAATAAACCGCTTAATAAAGAGGATGAAAAAAGACAATTAGGAAGACTTTTAGATGAAGTTAAAAGGGAATGTGTAAGAAGATATATTGAGAGTAAACTTGCTGAAAGGTAA
- a CDS encoding N-acetyltransferase family protein, whose product MSLTLNVNYRKAKQDDWKGILELYNSLSDDDLYLRFFTFHKLTEEEAKKIADTREHYTVIAEINGKIIGEASIYFDGEFAVVVHPDYRKLGIGTELVKRLIEFAKKTGIKKVKFYTLPENYPMIKIGKKLGFKIIEREDEVYAYLDLNNENVILEKT is encoded by the coding sequence GTGAGCTTGACTTTAAACGTAAATTACAGAAAGGCTAAGCAAGATGATTGGAAAGGAATTCTTGAACTGTACAATTCTCTCTCTGATGATGATTTATACTTAAGATTCTTTACATTTCATAAATTAACAGAAGAAGAAGCTAAGAAGATTGCTGATACTAGAGAGCATTATACTGTTATTGCAGAAATAAATGGAAAAATAATTGGAGAGGCTTCAATTTATTTTGACGGAGAATTTGCTGTTGTAGTTCACCCAGATTATAGGAAATTAGGAATAGGCACTGAATTGGTAAAAAGACTTATCGAATTTGCAAAAAAGACTGGAATTAAGAAAGTAAAATTTTATACTTTACCTGAAAATTATCCTATGATAAAAATAGGTAAAAAATTAGGTTTTAAAATAATAGAAAGAGAAGATGAAGTGTATGCATATCTAGATTTGAATAACGAGAATGTTATTTTAGAAAAAACATAG
- a CDS encoding transcriptional regulator — MRILPKKIIVPCEVAVKDVIPAIKALIATELSARGFSQKEIAEILTISIAEVNYLLKGKRGDEQLKKILSSDADFMDLLNSFTQKIVSNDNGADPLSLCILCSYARRKILKQEQACPYDIS; from the coding sequence ATGAGAATCTTGCCTAAGAAGATAATAGTACCTTGTGAAGTTGCTGTAAAAGATGTAATCCCTGCAATAAAAGCTCTAATTGCAACTGAATTATCAGCTAGAGGTTTTAGTCAGAAAGAAATAGCTGAAATATTAACCATTTCTATAGCAGAAGTGAATTACCTATTAAAAGGTAAGAGAGGAGATGAACAATTGAAGAAAATTTTGAGTAGTGACGCAGATTTTATGGACCTTCTAAATTCATTTACACAAAAGATTGTTTCTAATGACAATGGTGCAGATCCCTTATCTCTTTGTATTTTATGCAGTTATGCAAGGAGAAAAATATTAAAGCAAGAGCAAGCATGTCCTTATGATATATCATGA
- a CDS encoding alpha/beta fold hydrolase codes for MKDDFISVKGVKIHFVEEGEGKPFLLFHGARFNAYTWVETNTVKSISSAGFKAISVDFPGFGKSQNGDFDSLSDFIKDFMDAMSIQKAYLMGASMGGEAVLGFAVNNPEMVEGLVLVGAVGVPSYESKLKSLDGKPILLIWGEKDSVSPRRNAEIILNHVKTAKLVIVGKQHACYLDDPMRFNDELTKFLKGE; via the coding sequence ATGAAAGACGATTTTATTAGTGTGAAAGGTGTAAAAATACATTTTGTAGAAGAAGGAGAAGGAAAACCATTCTTATTATTTCATGGAGCAAGATTTAACGCATATACTTGGGTAGAGACAAACACTGTAAAAAGTATATCATCAGCGGGATTCAAAGCAATATCGGTAGATTTTCCAGGGTTTGGAAAATCACAAAATGGAGATTTTGATTCTCTTTCAGATTTCATAAAAGATTTTATGGACGCAATGAGTATTCAGAAAGCTTATCTTATGGGTGCTTCAATGGGTGGTGAAGCTGTATTAGGATTTGCTGTTAATAATCCAGAAATGGTAGAAGGATTAGTTTTAGTTGGTGCTGTTGGAGTTCCTTCTTACGAAAGTAAATTGAAAAGCTTAGATGGTAAACCTATACTTTTAATTTGGGGCGAGAAGGACTCAGTATCACCAAGAAGAAACGCAGAAATAATACTAAATCATGTTAAAACTGCTAAGCTGGTTATAGTAGGGAAACAACATGCATGTTATTTAGATGATCCAATGAGATTTAATGACGAGTTAACAAAATTCTTAAAGGGAGAGTGA
- a CDS encoding nucleotidyltransferase domain-containing protein — MEIEYSREHWELLKNKRDRAIEILRNLRELGIEGYVYGSVARGDVKKGSDIDIIVFNPDLLKLELVPHHHKFIVQATPFSTPKAYISLDEEEKEIISFPLNKLKRKEIEFYHFGGLVSFDDLLKNKRVAGVNKILELIIPSEKGHIQLPLVGNEDYAVKLLKISHDTILEREKLLEKREERGHTGVFLKYELDENESFEYAIRNLSKNNKFFRRMMNA; from the coding sequence ATGGAAATAGAGTATAGTAGAGAACATTGGGAACTTTTAAAGAATAAAAGAGATAGAGCAATAGAAATACTTAGAAATTTAAGGGAATTAGGAATAGAAGGCTATGTTTATGGTTCAGTAGCAAGAGGTGATGTAAAAAAGGGTAGTGATATAGATATTATAGTTTTTAACCCAGATCTGTTGAAACTTGAACTTGTTCCTCATCACCATAAATTTATTGTTCAAGCCACTCCTTTTTCTACTCCTAAAGCTTATATTTCACTTGATGAAGAAGAAAAAGAAATAATATCTTTTCCACTTAATAAACTGAAAAGAAAAGAAATAGAATTCTATCATTTTGGTGGTTTAGTATCATTTGATGATTTGCTTAAAAATAAACGAGTAGCTGGAGTCAACAAGATATTAGAATTAATTATTCCTTCTGAAAAAGGACATATCCAACTTCCTTTAGTTGGAAATGAAGATTATGCTGTTAAATTGCTCAAAATATCTCATGATACTATATTAGAAAGAGAAAAACTGCTTGAAAAAAGAGAAGAAAGAGGGCATACGGGTGTTTTCCTAAAATATGAGTTAGACGAGAATGAAAGTTTTGAGTATGCTATTAGGAATTTAAGTAAAAATAACAAGTTTTTTAGGAGGATGATGAATGCTTAA
- a CDS encoding site-2 protease family protein, with product MNTAEIFGISLIVFWGIMYLLRKKLENRGFQIYPFLLLWRKSTRSEWLPNIAKSKGYRIFEKVGIGLGIISMIAGIALIIYVISEFITPKAPQAASLRLEPVIPGVTIGIDQLPYILLAIGISVTLHELAHAISATSNNVKVRSGGFLFLIFFPGAFVEPDEEEYNSSSSSVRLKILSAGLAVNLILAAVFFPLAVYLPPLASQGLQIVGELKGYPAYNASIPVNSVILKIDGHATHTPSELEAYLHQGGIQTLTLLYPNGSINNVKVNISDPQHLLGVYLTYYFPSWLYAILDFITWMFTINFSLALFNGAPLIITDGGKVFNEILKKLGVNERTSYLIQGVITMLFISAILLSINPLQ from the coding sequence GTGAATACAGCCGAAATATTTGGTATTTCACTTATTGTCTTTTGGGGAATAATGTACTTACTGAGAAAGAAACTTGAAAACAGAGGTTTTCAGATCTATCCTTTTTTACTATTATGGAGAAAAAGTACAAGAAGTGAGTGGCTACCAAATATAGCTAAGAGCAAAGGGTACAGAATATTTGAAAAAGTTGGAATAGGATTAGGAATAATATCTATGATAGCTGGTATTGCATTAATTATATATGTTATAAGTGAATTTATTACACCTAAAGCCCCTCAAGCAGCTTCTTTACGATTAGAACCAGTTATACCTGGAGTAACAATCGGAATTGACCAATTACCTTACATTCTTCTTGCAATTGGAATATCTGTAACTCTTCATGAACTAGCACACGCAATCTCAGCCACGTCTAACAATGTAAAAGTAAGGAGTGGTGGGTTCTTATTCTTAATCTTTTTCCCTGGAGCATTTGTCGAGCCAGATGAAGAGGAATACAATTCTTCAAGTTCTTCTGTTAGACTAAAAATATTATCAGCCGGTTTAGCTGTAAATTTAATATTAGCAGCAGTGTTTTTCCCATTAGCTGTATATTTACCTCCACTGGCATCACAAGGATTACAAATCGTAGGAGAATTAAAAGGATATCCAGCTTATAATGCATCAATTCCAGTAAATAGTGTAATACTAAAAATAGATGGACATGCAACTCATACTCCTTCTGAATTAGAAGCTTATTTACATCAAGGAGGAATACAGACACTTACGCTTTTGTATCCTAATGGTAGTATCAACAACGTTAAAGTTAATATTTCTGACCCTCAACATCTATTAGGAGTCTATTTAACATACTATTTCCCTTCATGGCTTTATGCAATACTAGATTTTATAACTTGGATGTTCACAATTAATTTTAGTTTAGCCTTATTTAATGGTGCTCCGTTAATAATAACTGATGGAGGAAAAGTATTCAATGAAATCCTGAAAAAACTTGGAGTAAATGAGAGGACTTCTTATCTTATACAAGGTGTAATAACAATGTTATTTATATCCGCAATTTTGCTCTCAATCAATCCTCTTCAATGA
- a CDS encoding cobalamin B12-binding domain-containing protein: MMMSQKRIKVLVAKLGLDGHDRGAKVIARALKDAGMEVVYTGLRQTPEQIVKAAVQEDVDVIGISILSGAHLELVPYVVNLMKEKGLNDVVLVVGGVIPPQDVPKLKEMGVDEVFLPGSSLKEVVEKIAKAVETKRGIKVAS; encoded by the coding sequence ATAATGATGAGCCAAAAGAGAATTAAAGTTCTAGTTGCGAAATTAGGTTTAGATGGTCACGATAGAGGAGCTAAAGTAATAGCTAGAGCATTAAAAGATGCTGGTATGGAAGTTGTATATACTGGATTACGACAAACACCAGAGCAAATTGTTAAAGCAGCAGTTCAGGAAGACGTTGACGTTATAGGTATCAGTATACTAAGTGGAGCTCACTTAGAGTTGGTCCCGTATGTAGTTAACTTAATGAAGGAAAAAGGCCTAAATGATGTTGTCCTTGTAGTAGGAGGAGTTATACCACCACAAGATGTGCCAAAATTGAAAGAAATGGGAGTTGATGAGGTATTTTTACCTGGTTCGAGTTTGAAAGAAGTTGTAGAAAAGATAGCGAAAGCTGTAGAAACCAAAAGGGGTATAAAAGTTGCTTCTTGA
- a CDS encoding 3-hydroxyacyl-CoA dehydrogenase: protein MMIQKIVVVGAGTMGHGIAEVAALSGFRVGVIDVSWDFLNRAKDRIKESVVRLYEKGQLKEKAEDILARIEFNTSYDIAKDADFAIEAVPENLELKKKVFTTLDEIAPPHAILATNTSSIPISDIAEATKRKEKVIGMHFFNPPVIMKLVEVIPSKYTSEDVTNITVDLAKKMNKIPVRLKYEIPGFVSNRIFIRLLQEACREVESGEETIEEVDSAARNKLKLPMGLFELADYVGLDVVVDIWNVLTTRGTPDVKCSMYRNKVNEKNLGVKTGKGFYSYPSPGKYSKVQLPNESKTDPAKLISLAVNEASWMIENQIVNAKDVDTVMIYGFNFPKGLLEMADELGLDNIYKYLKEIYAKGYEAYKPTSILEKMVNERKLGKKTGEGFYKY from the coding sequence ATAATGATACAAAAAATAGTTGTCGTAGGAGCAGGAACGATGGGTCATGGAATTGCAGAAGTGGCAGCCTTATCCGGTTTTAGAGTTGGCGTGATAGATGTTTCGTGGGATTTCCTCAATAGAGCAAAAGATAGAATAAAAGAATCGGTAGTTAGATTATATGAAAAAGGTCAGCTAAAGGAAAAAGCGGAAGATATCCTTGCTAGAATAGAATTTAACACTTCTTATGATATCGCTAAAGATGCAGATTTTGCTATTGAAGCAGTACCAGAAAACTTAGAATTAAAGAAAAAAGTTTTTACAACATTAGATGAAATTGCACCTCCTCATGCTATTTTAGCAACAAACACTTCATCTATTCCAATCTCTGATATTGCAGAAGCTACTAAAAGAAAAGAAAAAGTAATTGGAATGCATTTCTTTAATCCTCCAGTTATAATGAAGCTAGTAGAAGTAATCCCAAGTAAATACACTTCAGAAGATGTAACTAACATAACTGTTGATCTTGCAAAGAAAATGAACAAAATACCAGTAAGGCTAAAGTATGAAATACCAGGTTTCGTTAGTAATAGAATATTCATAAGGCTACTACAAGAAGCATGTAGGGAAGTAGAAAGTGGTGAAGAGACTATTGAAGAAGTAGATAGTGCTGCAAGAAATAAATTAAAACTGCCAATGGGATTATTCGAGTTAGCTGATTATGTTGGTTTAGATGTAGTTGTAGATATATGGAATGTTTTAACAACAAGAGGCACTCCAGACGTTAAGTGTAGCATGTATAGGAATAAGGTAAATGAAAAGAACTTAGGTGTCAAAACTGGTAAAGGATTTTATTCTTATCCGTCACCCGGCAAATATTCAAAAGTTCAATTGCCTAATGAAAGTAAAACAGACCCAGCAAAGTTAATATCATTAGCAGTTAACGAGGCTAGTTGGATGATAGAAAATCAAATAGTTAATGCCAAAGATGTAGATACCGTAATGATATATGGTTTCAACTTCCCTAAGGGATTACTTGAAATGGCAGATGAGCTAGGTTTAGATAATATTTACAAGTACTTGAAAGAGATTTATGCAAAAGGATATGAAGCTTATAAGCCTACTTCAATCTTAGAAAAAATGGTAAATGAAAGAAAGCTTGGAAAGAAGACTGGGGAGGGTTTCTACAAGTATTAA
- the meaB gene encoding methylmalonyl Co-A mutase-associated GTPase MeaB: MLLEKALAGEELAISRLLTKIEYFTQEGLESLQELIKRSGKAHVIGITGSPGAGKSTLISELITEYIKRGHRVGVILIDPSSPFSMGSFMGNRIRMVGKDINGNVFIRSIASRGNLGGISSEALMLIEALDGLGFDRIIVETVGAGQTDTDVVSGVHTIAVVSVPGTGDEIQALKAGIMEIGDVYVVNKADKVEAEMLYDAIRFALDSSEINFRDGWTPKIVKTVAIKGIGIRELVDNFEEHLAFIKEKGLFEKRIKERRVKMIELMLRKKVNDVINNVIKANSDYISNEINEKHNLLNLINEMYSKVRESF; the protein is encoded by the coding sequence TTGCTTCTTGAAAAAGCGTTAGCTGGTGAAGAATTAGCAATTTCTAGGCTTTTAACTAAAATAGAGTATTTTACACAAGAAGGATTAGAAAGTTTACAAGAATTAATTAAAAGGTCTGGAAAAGCACATGTAATAGGCATTACTGGTTCTCCGGGAGCAGGAAAAAGTACGTTAATTTCTGAATTAATAACAGAGTATATCAAACGTGGTCATAGAGTTGGAGTTATTTTAATTGATCCTTCTAGTCCATTTAGTATGGGCTCCTTTATGGGTAATAGAATAAGAATGGTTGGGAAAGATATAAACGGGAATGTTTTTATCAGAAGTATTGCCTCAAGAGGTAATTTAGGTGGTATATCATCAGAAGCCTTAATGTTAATTGAAGCTCTTGATGGCTTAGGGTTTGACAGGATAATTGTAGAAACTGTTGGTGCTGGCCAAACTGATACTGATGTTGTAAGTGGTGTACATACAATTGCTGTAGTTAGTGTTCCAGGCACTGGGGATGAAATTCAAGCACTTAAAGCTGGAATTATGGAAATAGGAGATGTTTATGTAGTAAATAAGGCGGATAAAGTTGAAGCAGAGATGTTATATGACGCAATTAGATTTGCATTAGATTCTTCTGAAATCAATTTTAGAGATGGCTGGACACCTAAAATAGTAAAAACTGTTGCAATAAAAGGAATTGGAATAAGGGAATTAGTAGATAATTTTGAGGAACACTTAGCCTTTATTAAAGAGAAGGGATTGTTCGAAAAAAGGATTAAAGAAAGAAGAGTTAAGATGATTGAGTTAATGTTGCGAAAAAAAGTGAATGATGTGATAAATAATGTGATTAAAGCAAATTCAGATTATATATCGAATGAAATTAACGAGAAACATAATTTACTTAACTTAATAAATGAAATGTATAGTAAAGTAAGAGAATCTTTCTAG